The Macaca fascicularis isolate 582-1 chromosome 11, T2T-MFA8v1.1 genomic sequence gcccaggctggtctcaaactcctgagctcaagagatcctcctgccttggcctcccaaagtgcttggagccattgtgcctggcagGAATGATTTATAGGGGGTTCTAtctgggagggaaaggaagaaaatgatttctttttggtTGTCTTTGTGTGAGGCACTTTATCTACATTAACTCTAATTTAGCCTCAACATGTCCCTGAACAGACACACCCTATTTCATTGATTCTAAGACACATCTCACCCACCGAACCCCATGTGACATCTCTGAGATTACATCGCAGACTCTCATTGATGCCATTTAATAATTGCTGTCAGCCAGGTGGCAGTCTTAACCTGGCTGTGGGAAAACCTCCATTGACCCCTTCTGGTGAGATCAAGAATATTCCCTAGACTCAGTTAAATGCAGCATCTCTTGTGGAGCAGAGACAGCTGGGGCTCAGGAAGGTGAGCCTGGCTGCCTGACATTTTTCCCTGTGCCACACAGGGCTCTAATTTGCTGGTTCCAAACACTGATTCCTGGACAAGCTGCAGCTGAATCACCTGTGGGACTTAAAAACAATCAGACTGTGGGGTCTCCCGTAGATACTGTGATGCTGTAGGTAGAGATGGGGCCTGGGTGTTTGTTCTGACTTTTCCACGGGATTCTAATCAACAGAGCCAGCTGTGAACCACTAGAACTGAAGACAGTTCAGTCTGTCTCAGGGCTAAAATTCAGGTTTTCCGGCACAGTGGTTTTGATCCTGAATGTGTTTGAGGGCCTGGGTCACAGAGCTCTTTACCCCAAGCCCTTGTGGGAGCCAGTGAAACAGGCCGCAGGCGTTAGGCCGTGTCCCAGGCCTCTTTGCCCCTCTCTGTGCTGGCTTCAAGGCTTCAGCTGCCGAGGCCTAGCCCAGCCCTGAAGGGAATTTCAGCAACCTGCAGCCCCATCTTCTCACCTCATGGCTGAAGCTCTCAGGGCTTACTGACCTCTGCTTCCTCTCCCCAGGGAAGGGTGACCTGATCGGCTGTGAGCTGCCCCGGAGGGAGCAGGTGGTAAAGGCCAACGCCGATGTGAAGGGGCTGACGTACTGCGTCCTGCAGTGTCTGCAGCTGGCTGGCCTGCACGACAGCCTTGCGCTCTACCCCGAGTTTGCCCCGCGCTTCAGCCGTGGCCTCCGAGGGGAGCTCAGCTACAACCTGGGTGCTGGGGGAGGCTCTGCAGAGGTGAGTGTGCTGAGTACGTGCTTGGAGGGGCTGGGGGGTGCCAGGGAGCCTGGTGAGGTGGGCAGAGGCTGCGGATGGTGGAGAGCTGTGTGTAAAGTGTGGCCTGGTATGAAAGCCCCCACCTCGGGCAGGGGTCTACACCCTGTCTGCCCTTCCACACCCATGCGCCCAGCCCAGCATGCGCAGCCACCCCTGCCAGCTCTCCTTGGCCTGTCTGAGGCAGCCTTATCCCGTCCAGAGGAATCTTAGTAAAGGAAGATGAATGCACTGGTGCTGGCACAGGAAGGGGTGGCTCCTGGGGGTCAGGGGCTGAGCAGGGCAGGGACAGGCACCAGCCCTCCAGGTTGCTTCTGAAGAGAGCCTGGTGGCCCCCTCTGCTTTTTCATGGTGAAACAGGACTGTTCTGAGCGGCTTTTGAATTGTCCTGGATTGTCACTAATTCCAAACCAGTTTTTAGTGCTGCATTATCTTGGATAGTTTAATTAGGCTGAGGGACCTGGTAAAGGGGTGGTGGTTTCCGTATTTGGCTAGAATTTCGAGAGGTAGTTAACACCTCCAGGGCTTGGTGGCTTTAGATAGATTTTAGATTAGGATAGTATCATCTATAGGACCTTCAGTGAGAATAGACGTTGGCTATTCTAACAAAGATGGCTCATCCCTTCCAGGGAGATGAAGCCTTGGTAGAGGAGGTGAGTGGCCATATGGTCACACAATAGTGACCATCCATGCCGATTCTCTGTCCCCCACTATCCCTAGGTGGACACCAGCTCCCTGAGCGGCGACAATACCCTTATGTCCACGCTGGAGGAGAAGGAGACAGATGGGGAGCAGGGCCCCACAGtctccccagccccagctgaTGAGCCCTCCAGCCCCCTGCTGTCCCCTGGTTGCACCTCCTCATCCTCGGCTGCCAAGCTGCTATCCCCACGTCGAACAGCACCCCGGCCTCGTCtaggtggcagagggagaccaggcagggcaggggctttgaaggctgaggctggCCCCTCTGCTCCCCCACGGGCCCTAGAGGGGCTACGGCTGCCCCCCATGCCATGGAATGTGCCCCCAGATCTGAGCCCCAGGTAAGCAGACCCTAGGCCCCCATGGCAGAGATGGTGGTGATGAGGCTGAGGCCCTGGGCAGGTGCACCCTACCCTAGGTGCCCATCTAACCATCTTAATTCCCGCTAGCCTATGTGGGCCAagcctgcctcctccaggaagcctctgtgctcctcctttctcctgctgTCCCACTCCACTGTGTGGCGTGTGGCACACGCTGCTCTGAACTCTCGCATCTCATGCTGCTCAAGCTTGGCCTCCCAGCTAAACCTCAAGCTCCTAGGGGAAGGGACCCCATGTTAGCTTTCTCCTGGGCTCCTGGTCAGTTCCACGCTCCTGTGGCCTGTGTGTGTGGACGCTGGGGCATCCCATCCCATACGACCCCACAGTGGCTGCCTGTCCATTGATTTGTTGTCGTGGTGCCTGGGTTCACAGGGTAGTAGATGGCATTGAAGACGGCTGTGGCTCGGACCAGCCCAAGTTCTCTTTCCGCATGGGCCAGTCTGGCCCGGAATGTagcagcagcccctcccctggACCAGGTACCAGGGCCCCGGGATGGTCTAGGTTGGTGGGCGGCCCCTTTGCCTTGTGAACCTCAAGCACTGCTGGCCTCTGTGCCACCAGTGTTAAAGTAACTGGCAGACTGCCTGGAGGCCATCTCACCCCACTACCCCTCTGTGCCGTGCGGGCAGGGGAGTTTGGTGGTGAAGACCAGCACTTTGATTTTGATGTAGCCAGGAACTGGGTTTATGTCCTTGCTCTGTCAGTTTTCTAGCAGTGTGAATTTGGCTTCTCTGGCCCCAGCTTCCTGTCTGCAAAAAAATGGGTtgatgtttatattatataatgtaacTTAAAGccttagcacaatgtctggctAACTGCGGGGATAGAGGGCTGGGGAACCAGGGGTGAAAGTGGCTCCAGGCCAGGGAAGTGAACAAGGTAACGAGCTCCTAGAAATGTCCATttgcctggaggacagagcaagtgACAGGCACAAAGAACAACTTTTTGAGGGGAAGGAGAGCGCTAGGCAGTGTGGCTGAGGGCTGCTGGGCGGTGTTTTCCCTGCCCATGGAAGTTTGGGCAAAATTCAGCACCTTGGGCAAGGCCAGAAGAGATGATCCTAGGAGTCAGGTCCTGCCAGGTCAATGTGGTCTAACTGCGGCAAGGCCTAGACCCTCCCACTGCCTGTCTCCTCTTACCAGCCCCAGCTGATAACCCCATCCTACTACCCACAGAGAGTGGCCTGCTCACTGTCCCCCATGGGCCCAGCGAGGCAAGGAACACAGACACACTGGACAAGCTTCGGCAGGCGGTAGGTGAGGGGGAAGGTGGAGGTGAGGGGGGTGCCGGGGCAGGCACTCCATGGCTGACTCCATTCTGAcctcacctcctccctcccccgaAGGTGATGGAGCTGTCAGAACAGGTGCTGCAGATGCGGGAAGGACTACAGTCACTTCGCCAGGCTGTGCAGCTTGTCCTGGCACCCCATAGGGAGGGTCCATGCCCTCGGGCCTCAGGAGAGGGGCCATGCCCAGCCAGCACCTCCGGGCTTCTGCAGCCTCTGTGTGTGGACACTGGGGCATCCTCCTACTGCCTGCAGCCCCCAGCTGGCTCTGTCTTGAGTGGGACTTGGCCCCACCCTCGTCCGGGGCCTCCTCCCCTCATGGCACCCTGGCCCTGGGGTCCCCCAGCATCTCAGAGCTCCCCCTGGCCTCGAGCCACAGCTTTCTGGACCTCCACCTCAGACTCGGAGCCCCCTGCCTCAGGAGACCTCTGCTCTGAGCCCAGCACCCCTGCCTCACCTCCTCCTTCTGAGGAAGGGGCTAGGACTGGGCCCCCAGAGCCTGTGAGCCAGGCTGAGGCGACCAGCACTGGAGAGCCCCCGCCAGTGTCAGGGGGCCTGGCCTTGCCCTGGGACCCCCACAGCCTGGAGATGGTGCTTATTGGCTGCCACGGCTCTGGCACAGTCCAGTGGACCCAGGAAGAAGGCACAGGGGTCTGAGTACCAGCCCTAGAACTCAGTGTTGCCAGGCGTGCTGCCATCTGCTGTTCAGCCCAACCTCAGAGTGAAGACAGGGTGGCGGCCACCCCATGGACTCCATGTGGCCCGCTGGCTCAGGGCAGGGAGCCTGGAAGCAAAGGAGGGCCTGGCTCCTGACTCTCAGAGAGGGTGGGCTGGGGCCCTGGGGCAGGCCCCTCCTCAGCCTGCTCCTCCGACCTCCCGGTCTCCCTCTGCAGGCTGGGGGCAGAGACCTGAGGACAAGGAAGGGCTTTGCCATCCCCTGCATGTGCCCCTGCCTCTACCTGTcccaaatttttatattaaaaaaagtaataataaaagaaactacTTTGGAACCTGTTgctttttatttacaaaagaaaaacaataaaggaaGAGTCTGAGGCTAATCTGCTGGAGACACGGGAGTGAAGGTGGCAATGTGGGGTAGGGTTGTTTTTAAAGAGAGGAAGAGCGGGAGGGGCTCTGGCTCTAGGGAAGCCCGAGGTTCTCAGCCTCTGCTGGCTTCACAACGGCCAGACCTATCCTCCCTCAAAGGCTCAAATTAATGGCCCGCAGCTGAGCCTCCCACTGCCCAATCTGGGCAGGTTTTTCCAGGAGCTTGAGTTCCCAGCTCAAGGGGGCTGGAGTGGCAGGCGAAACAGGCCGGAGAGGGCCCACGAGTCCTGCCACCACTCCTcactgtggtgtgatcttggcagCCTCGGCCCGGATGAGGGCAATGAGGTCCTGGTTGATGAGGAAGACGAATCGCAGGCTGGCGATCTgggtgggagacagaggtggggtCAGGCTTGTGTACTGGCTCACCATGCCTAGGTCTCATCCTggccttcctgcctcctccccagctcACCTCCACCACAGAGTTGTTGCTGAGGCGCCATTTGGAGCCACACAGCACTGGCCGTCCATCGATGTAGATGGGCCGTCGACCCTCATTGGCAATGAAGAAATCACCGTTGTTCTTCAGCTTGATGACACCTGtggaagcagaaaggaaaaagggatgATGGGATTGGGAGGGATTGATGGGATGAGGAAAGGCCAGAGAGCACCAGGAACCTCCATGGACCAGCTCTGCTTCCTGCAGACACCAAGGAACCCCTGCCTCAGGTAGTTCACGAGGGTCCCCATGGACATCAAGCCCCAGGGCTAGAAAGGACAGCGAGAGGCTGGGAGGGACATCCTCACACTGCTTCCTGCTGGGGCAGCAGGTGGGGGATACCTTGTTTCCGGGAGATCTTCCAGGCTGGACCCTCCAGAGACAGGTCCACATCAATCTGGTTATCCTTGGTTGCTCTGCCCAGGGTGATCTGGGGAAATGGGGCAGGTGAGGGCTGGGACCTGAAGAATTGGGGGAGTAGGTCTATGCAGGCCAGAGAAAGATGAGAAACCAAGGACTACACAGAGAAAGGCACTGACAGAGGAAGCACGTGTAGGAAGGGTAGGGATGGGCCTGCCTCACCTCGCGTGAGCGCATCAGGTACCGCACCATGCGGCCCCGCAGCACTGCCAGTGTCTGGTTGTCGAAGTCCGGAGAGCTCATGCCTAGGGGAAGAGGGGGTTTGGAAGAGCCTACCCGAGGGCCAGAATGGAAGACAGGGAACCAGGGCAAGGTTGCCTTCTGGTGCCCGGGCCTCCTCACCTGTGATGCTGTCCACTAGCACCTGCCACTTATGCAGTTCCTGTTCCAGCTGCCGAATCTCTCGCTTCTGGCGCCGGTCAGCCACCATCAGCTCTGGGGTGAGGTGAGGTGGTAAGGAGGGACGCTCTGAGGCCACCAGCACCTTGTACTGCTCCTCTTGATACTGGCAGGAGCTTCCATCCCCTCACTGCCCCATCAGGCCACACTTACCATGTTCCAGGACCTCATCTCGCATGTCCCTGAGGgacaagaagagaagaaaaatttaggTCCACTTTCAGCTCGCCTGCTACTTGGCTCATTAGGGCATTCCAGAGCCCCTTTAGCCAAGTGGCCTGGAAGGCGGTATTATTAGGCCTTGGCCCAGCCTCCTTCTCTGGGGTTGGGCTGGGGATAAGGGTAAAGCAGCGGAGCCTAAGAAGGCCccagtgggaggggagggggctcAGCCAGAGGGGCCAAGCACCAACAGGAGCCCAAGGGCTGGGGTTGGGCAGCCTGGGGCGCTCTACCTGACAGGAGGGACTCGGCTCTCTCAACCCCTTCCTGTGTCTCCAACCACTCACTTGAGCTTACTGTCATCAATCAGGTCCTCCGCATCAGAGAAGTTCAGCACTTGGTCCCCTTTGGGCAGCGGCTGCACTGAACAAAGGACAGAGGAAGCGTGAGCACCAAGGGTCCTGCTGAACCCCATGATGCTGAGCGGACCACTAAGCCAAGTACAGCTGCAGACTGCACCGGGTGGAGAGCCCAGCACCAGCAAGGGCGCCCATACCAGATTAGGCTGGGCTCTAATTTGGCACAAAGCATCTTTAGGCTTAGCTGAGCGTAGAGGTGGTTctagaaagggaaagaaattaaaattgaccTTTTGTATGGGCTTCTCGGTGTGCAAAGGGCTTTGATTACACAGCCTTGAACTAAGCAGGGGAGGCACTATCATTAGCTATTagctacattttacagatgaggaaacagacacagGAGCGGGGTTAAACTATGTGACCCTAGTTTGGGATGGAGCCAGGATTTAAATCCTGCTCTCTCGATTCGAAATCTCAACCTCTCCTTCCATCACACCATATGATCTCCAGCATTTCTTGCCACGCTGTGAGGGGCTGGGAGGCACCTGCCAGCCAAGTTCCACTGAGAAAGTATGTGCTGGTGGGTGCCGCCCCACCTTAAGCCAATGTCTCTTGATCTGGGGTCATGACCTGCTAATGG encodes the following:
- the KCNH3 gene encoding voltage-gated inwardly rectifying potassium channel KCNH3 isoform X4; protein product: MAVFALLAHWVACVWFYIGQREIESSESELPEIGWLQELARRLETPYYLVGRRPAGGNSSGQSDNCSSSSEANGTGLELLGGPSLRSAYITSLYFALSSLTSVGFGNVSANTDTEKIFSICTMLIGALMHAVVFGNVTAIIQRMYARRFLYHSRTRDLRDYIRIHRIPKPLKQRMLEYFQATWAVNNGIDTTELLQSLPDELRADIAMHLHKEVLQLPLFEAASRGCLRALSLALRPAFCTPGEYLIHQGDALQALYFVCSGSMEVLKGGTVLAILGKGDLIGCELPRREQVVKANADVKGLTYCVLQCLQLAGLHDSLALYPEFAPRFSRGLRGELSYNLGAGGGSAEVDTSSLSGDNTLMSTLEEKETDGEQGPTVSPAPADEPSSPLLSPGCTSSSSAAKLLSPRRTAPRPRLGGRGRPGRAGALKAEAGPSAPPRALEGLRLPPMPWNVPPDLSPRVVDGIEDGCGSDQPKFSFRMGQSGPECSSSPSPGPESGLLTVPHGPSEARNTDTLDKLRQAVMELSEQVLQMREGLQSLRQAVQLVLAPHREGPCPRASGEGPCPASTSGLLQPLCVDTGASSYCLQPPAGSVLSGTWPHPRPGPPPLMAPWPWGPPASQSSPWPRATAFWTSTSDSEPPASGDLCSEPSTPASPPPSEEGARTGPPEPVSQAEATSTGEPPPVSGGLALPWDPHSLEMVLIGCHGSGTVQWTQEEGTGV